In Dermacentor silvarum isolate Dsil-2018 chromosome 2, BIME_Dsil_1.4, whole genome shotgun sequence, the following proteins share a genomic window:
- the LOC125942992 gene encoding uncharacterized protein LOC125942992, giving the protein MEKEGLERALDHLIELGLHIDSLVTDRHCEIKAFMRTQHPMICHLFDLWHIAKGLKKKMIALGRLKQHGTVIGWRKTVIRHLYWCAVNSHGNEKLFLARWLSILRHIVNVHDHPDPLHPSCFHGEMPERDWLVEGSESFQRLKAILAAPHLLRDLPRASHKAQTFGLEAFHSLLIHFAPKSSKFTYEGMLARVHIRPVNQRDGLPGEVAIVFNC; this is encoded by the exons ATGGAGAAAGAAGGTCTGGAGAGAGCCCTCGATCATCTGATTGAGCTGGGACTTCACATCGATTCCCTGGTGACGGATCGGCATTGTGAAATTAAGGCTTTCATGAGAACCCAGCACCCAATGATATGCCACTTGTTTGACCTGTGGCATATTGCAAAAG GCTTGAAGAAGAAGATGATCGCCCTCGGGCGGTTGAAACAACATGGGACTGTAATCGGGTGGCGAAAGACCGTAATTCGGCACCTTTATTGGTGTGCAGTAAACAGTCATGGCAATGAAAAGTTGTTTCTGGCAAGATGGCTGTCTATTCTCCGCCACATCGTGAATGTGCATGACCACCCTGACCCGCTCCACCCATCCTGTTTTCACGGCGAGATGCCAGAACGTGACTGGCTGGTTGAAG GATCAGAGTCATTCCAACGCCTGAAAGCAATTTTGGCAGCACCACACCTTCTGCGGGACCTTCCCCGGGCATCACACAAGGCCCAGACGTTTGGCCTAGAGGCCTTTCATAGCCTGCTCATCCACTTCGCCCCTAAGAGCAGCAAGTTCACCTACGAAGGCATGCTGGCAAG GGTACATATCCGTCCTGTTAACCAACGTGATGGACTGCCTGGAGAAGTGGCCATCGTTTTCAACTGCTGA